The following are encoded together in the Gordonia insulae genome:
- a CDS encoding glycosyltransferase, whose protein sequence is MADPRIAIVHERFTEIAGSEHVVEQFSQTWPQAAVHVPIAREQGIPPGLSSSPVTTWVDTPYRWTGRGPYAPLTPLFPRAFRGMELGDVDAVVISHHAFATQAAFATDAPVIAYVHSPARWAWDTAFRAQEAGGPAGAVVLSGLSRMARRGELAAVDRIDQIVANSTAVAGRIQRWWGRESVVVHPPVDTNGFTPDHVTEREDFFLVAGRLVPYKRPDLAIRAAREAGVRLVVVGDGRSMETCRELASDDTVFLGRVPHDQLVDLYRRTRALIMPGVEDFGIVPVEAMATGAPVIALGEGGALDTVVPGTTGMLVPSGDDDTVVAGLAAAMKTFDPREYDPRRIREWAERFSRKNFGAEMVRVVEGVLERGRRVE, encoded by the coding sequence ATCGCGGATCCACGAATCGCCATCGTGCACGAACGTTTCACCGAGATCGCCGGCTCCGAACATGTCGTCGAGCAGTTCTCGCAGACCTGGCCGCAGGCTGCTGTGCACGTCCCCATCGCGCGCGAACAGGGCATCCCGCCCGGTCTGTCGTCGTCGCCGGTCACCACCTGGGTGGACACACCTTACCGATGGACGGGCCGAGGCCCCTACGCGCCGCTGACGCCCCTGTTCCCCCGCGCTTTCCGCGGGATGGAGCTCGGCGACGTCGATGCCGTCGTGATCAGCCACCACGCTTTCGCGACCCAGGCGGCGTTCGCCACCGACGCACCCGTGATCGCCTACGTCCACAGTCCGGCACGGTGGGCGTGGGACACCGCATTCCGGGCGCAGGAGGCGGGCGGGCCGGCCGGTGCGGTGGTGCTGTCCGGGTTGTCGAGGATGGCGCGGCGTGGGGAACTCGCCGCCGTCGACCGGATCGATCAGATCGTGGCCAACTCGACCGCCGTCGCCGGACGCATCCAGCGATGGTGGGGCCGGGAGTCGGTCGTCGTGCATCCGCCGGTCGACACCAACGGCTTCACGCCCGACCATGTGACCGAGCGCGAGGACTTCTTCCTCGTCGCCGGACGCCTGGTCCCCTACAAGCGGCCGGACCTGGCGATCCGCGCCGCCCGGGAGGCGGGTGTGCGGTTGGTCGTCGTCGGCGATGGTCGGTCGATGGAGACCTGCCGCGAACTCGCGTCTGACGACACCGTGTTCCTCGGCCGGGTGCCGCACGACCAACTGGTCGACCTGTATCGCCGGACGCGGGCACTGATCATGCCGGGCGTCGAGGACTTCGGCATCGTGCCCGTCGAGGCCATGGCCACCGGTGCACCCGTCATCGCGCTCGGCGAGGGTGGGGCGCTCGACACCGTCGTGCCGGGCACGACGGGCATGCTCGTGCCGTCCGGCGACGACGACACCGTCGTGGCCGGACTCGCCGCAGCGATGAAGACGTTCGACCCACGCGAATATGACCCGCGGCGCATCCGTGAGTGGGCGGAACGGTTCTCGCGGAAGAACTTCGGCGCGGAGATGGTACGGGTCGTCGAGGGTGTGCTGGAGCGGGGGCGGCGGGTGGAGTAG
- a CDS encoding Rv1355c family protein yields the protein MYPTSESSATLFSESSLPVELSRDDTVRVTDTTAQAAIAMGSLLPPVTAELMAEKPTFAYFPWRKALVKIPGPVSYRRLRLDRNRHKLTAADLQRAGELRIGVVGLSVGHAIALTLTLEGLAGELRLADFDSLELTNMNRVPATLFDLDDNKAIVASRRIAEIDPYLSTEVYTEGIVPENIDRFLDGLDIVIEECDSFDVKVLVRQKCRQRGIPVLMETSDGGTLDVERFDLEPDRPLFHGLAGDLRVEDLVGLDRAAITPLAVKVLEPAKVTASMAASAIELGHSVTAWPQLGGDVLLGGATVAAAVRRLVQGKPLRSGRVRFDRDTWLDDIVDPLATTNADTPAPAIAISEPRLDEMSDGELIAHAAARAPSAGNQQPWQIVVDDSSVTIALDPDRTSTLDVEHRASAVAVGAALYNAELAATTRGVLVSTEITGAGDRVAGRVVFDPTRQASESPEVGGQLAAALARSTRRGPGDGTPLSSDDLARFVDVSTTDRTRLVAIADRAGLDRYASIVSRSDRLRFLTPALHREMFLELTADPSDPVGIDIASLALPPAMAGMLDVLRRPDVMALLDEWDGGEALGRDAAARVESASGVLLLVQQGTRAADYLRAGRTMQQLWIAAEQLGYAVHPMTPTFLYALDDDTARSLSDEHGDELVGLRREMRDAWSLADDEAPTVALRLSRSGMPVEVSRRLSQPPVE from the coding sequence GTGTATCCCACGTCGGAGTCCTCGGCCACACTCTTTTCCGAGTCCTCGCTTCCCGTCGAACTGTCCCGCGACGACACCGTGCGCGTCACCGACACCACGGCGCAGGCGGCCATCGCGATGGGGTCTCTCCTGCCGCCGGTAACGGCCGAGTTGATGGCCGAAAAACCCACGTTCGCCTATTTCCCCTGGCGTAAGGCCCTCGTGAAGATCCCGGGACCGGTCTCCTACCGGCGGCTACGGCTCGACCGCAACCGGCACAAGCTGACCGCCGCCGACCTGCAGCGCGCCGGCGAGCTGCGCATCGGCGTGGTCGGGTTGAGCGTGGGCCACGCGATCGCCCTGACCCTCACACTCGAGGGATTGGCCGGTGAACTCCGCCTCGCCGACTTCGACTCGCTCGAGCTGACCAATATGAATCGGGTCCCGGCGACGTTGTTCGATCTCGACGACAACAAAGCAATTGTTGCCTCGCGGCGAATCGCGGAGATAGACCCCTATCTATCCACCGAGGTCTATACGGAAGGAATTGTTCCGGAGAACATTGATCGCTTTCTCGACGGCCTGGACATCGTCATCGAAGAATGCGATTCCTTCGATGTGAAGGTGTTGGTCCGGCAGAAATGCCGGCAGCGCGGAATCCCCGTCCTCATGGAGACCAGCGACGGCGGCACGCTCGACGTCGAGCGGTTCGACCTGGAACCCGATCGGCCGTTGTTCCACGGACTCGCCGGCGATCTGCGTGTCGAGGACCTCGTCGGACTCGACCGCGCCGCCATCACGCCACTGGCGGTCAAGGTGCTGGAACCGGCGAAGGTCACCGCGTCGATGGCGGCGTCCGCGATCGAGCTGGGTCATTCCGTCACCGCTTGGCCACAGCTCGGCGGCGACGTCCTCCTGGGCGGTGCCACGGTGGCCGCCGCGGTCCGGCGCCTCGTGCAGGGCAAGCCGCTGCGGTCCGGCCGTGTTCGATTCGATCGGGACACCTGGCTCGACGACATCGTCGACCCCCTCGCGACCACGAATGCGGACACACCCGCACCCGCGATCGCCATCAGCGAGCCCCGCCTCGACGAGATGTCCGACGGCGAGCTGATCGCGCATGCCGCGGCGCGCGCGCCGTCGGCGGGCAATCAGCAGCCGTGGCAGATCGTCGTGGACGACTCATCGGTGACCATCGCGCTCGACCCGGACCGCACCTCCACCCTCGACGTCGAGCACCGCGCATCGGCCGTGGCCGTCGGCGCCGCGCTGTACAACGCGGAGCTCGCCGCCACCACCCGCGGGGTGCTGGTGTCGACCGAGATAACCGGTGCCGGCGACCGGGTCGCCGGACGAGTGGTGTTCGATCCGACCCGTCAGGCCTCGGAGTCGCCGGAGGTCGGCGGACAGCTTGCCGCCGCCTTGGCGCGCAGCACCCGACGCGGCCCCGGCGACGGCACCCCGCTCTCGTCGGACGACCTCGCCCGCTTCGTCGACGTCTCGACAACCGACCGGACGCGTTTGGTGGCCATCGCCGATCGGGCGGGACTCGACCGATACGCGTCCATCGTGTCCCGATCCGACCGCCTCCGGTTCCTCACCCCGGCGCTCCATCGGGAGATGTTCCTCGAACTCACCGCGGACCCGTCCGACCCCGTCGGGATCGACATCGCCTCGCTGGCGCTGCCGCCCGCGATGGCCGGGATGCTCGACGTGCTGCGGCGACCCGATGTGATGGCGCTGCTCGACGAATGGGACGGCGGCGAGGCGCTCGGCCGCGACGCGGCGGCCAGGGTCGAATCCGCATCCGGGGTCCTGCTGCTCGTCCAGCAGGGCACCAGGGCGGCCGACTACCTGCGTGCCGGCCGGACCATGCAGCAATTGTGGATTGCCGCAGAACAACTCGGCTATGCCGTGCACCCGATGACGCCGACGTTCCTCTACGCCCTCGACGACGACACCGCCCGTAGCCTGTCCGACGAGCATGGGGACGAACTCGTCGGACTGCGGCGGGAGATGCGCGACGCGTGGTCGCTCGCCGACGACGAGGCACCGACGGTCGCGTTGCGGTTGTCGCGATCAGGGATGCCGGTGGAGGTGAGCCGGCGGCTATCCCAACCGCCGGTCGAGTAG
- a CDS encoding GGDEF domain-containing protein, with the protein MSVVRKVLRRYDARSMATLISTGGVLPLPIFAVVAPTTLRPGGLIPLLVIWCFIATAFTVTACRHRLTDWQFAVLGGFGIIGICGTSLILANPRPSIAVLGLVAVIPTIAAMSPVLPVSLSLTAMAVVGSTTVLAVTTVSIPAFIISVGAMIGSITVPVFLVVALRRSLEMTLDRQTRLSGIDPLTGLLNRRGFLARVSQLLAAVRVSTGWVGILLMDIDHFKKINDQYGHLAGDGVLLSTAAAIREVAPAGSVVCRFGGEEFLVFCVARDEDELRRCAEQFRAAVAEIAPVTMSVGGVCAPLVTSTRSNAPSTDDVIGRLLGRADDCVYRAKEQGRDIAVVESMDPIVWRKPNRTVAVELNESTPAASLFELFSRRTDESVDVQASGER; encoded by the coding sequence ATGTCAGTAGTCAGGAAGGTGCTGCGTCGCTACGACGCCAGGTCGATGGCGACACTGATCAGCACCGGGGGCGTGCTCCCGCTGCCCATCTTCGCCGTCGTCGCACCGACCACGCTGCGGCCCGGCGGCCTGATACCCCTTCTCGTCATCTGGTGTTTCATCGCGACCGCATTCACGGTGACGGCGTGCCGGCACCGTCTCACCGATTGGCAGTTCGCCGTCCTCGGCGGTTTCGGCATCATCGGCATCTGCGGGACCTCCCTGATCCTCGCCAACCCGCGCCCGTCGATCGCCGTACTCGGCCTCGTCGCGGTCATCCCGACGATCGCCGCGATGTCACCCGTGTTACCCGTGAGCTTGTCGCTGACGGCGATGGCCGTGGTCGGATCCACCACGGTCCTCGCCGTCACCACGGTGTCGATTCCCGCGTTCATCATCAGCGTGGGCGCAATGATCGGCTCCATCACCGTGCCGGTCTTCCTCGTCGTCGCCCTGCGCCGGTCGCTGGAGATGACTCTCGATCGGCAGACCAGGCTCAGTGGCATCGACCCGTTGACCGGCCTGCTGAACCGACGCGGATTCCTGGCACGGGTGTCGCAACTCCTCGCGGCGGTTCGCGTGTCCACCGGATGGGTCGGCATCCTGCTGATGGACATCGATCACTTCAAGAAGATCAACGACCAATACGGACATCTCGCCGGTGACGGTGTCCTGCTCTCGACCGCTGCGGCGATCCGCGAGGTCGCGCCGGCGGGCTCGGTGGTCTGTCGGTTCGGCGGCGAGGAATTCCTCGTCTTCTGCGTCGCCCGCGATGAGGACGAGCTCCGTCGCTGCGCCGAGCAGTTCCGCGCCGCGGTGGCCGAGATCGCACCGGTGACGATGAGCGTCGGCGGAGTGTGCGCCCCGCTGGTCACCTCGACCCGGTCCAACGCGCCGTCGACCGATGATGTCATCGGGCGATTGCTCGGCCGTGCCGACGACTGCGTCTACCGCGCCAAGGAGCAGGGCCGGGACATCGCCGTCGTTGAATCGATGGACCCGATCGTCTGGCGCAAACCGAACAGGACCGTTGCCGTCGAGTTGAACGAATCCACCCCTGCGGCAAGCCTGTTCGAACTCTTCTCCCGCCGGACCGACGAGTCGGTCGACGTTCAGGCCTCGGGCGAGAGGTGA
- a CDS encoding sugar transferase, translating to MVSTPVRRGGRRWAPVVARNRTDVILVGLDAVVLVLIAVLANGDEGTRGRLIGIAGVVVTLVALDMAGLYRARLTLSALDDLPRLAGWSVITSGVLFTVARPGVHITRAAVYAGLVFLALFAVRLMYFAFARHRRRTSSKYRMPTAVLGGGLVAVELIESTRSRPELGLDIVLAVSDDPMPELSGAGVPIEGNIAEIRSKVKAHGISTLLVAFSSTPDSRLVAPLRECDELDCEIFIVPRLFEFVSLTGDMDRIHTIPLVRMRRDALRTWYWKVKRVFDVTVVSISLILLSPVLATVAAAVYLSDPSAPIIFRQQRIGRGGRLFDVLKFRSMRPVPEQASDHEWQPSAEDRIGTLGRFIRKTSLDELPQLWNVLRGDMSIVGPRPERPHFVEQFEHSIPAYRDRHRVEVGLTGWAAIHGLRGDTSITDRALYDNFYIENWSVWLDIKIIIRTLGAVLRGTGS from the coding sequence ATGGTGTCAACACCTGTGCGGCGAGGCGGTCGCCGGTGGGCGCCGGTCGTGGCCCGCAACCGCACCGACGTGATCCTCGTCGGCCTCGATGCGGTGGTGCTCGTGCTGATCGCCGTGCTCGCGAACGGCGACGAGGGGACGCGCGGGCGACTCATCGGGATCGCGGGCGTGGTGGTGACCCTGGTAGCGCTCGACATGGCCGGCCTCTATCGGGCCAGGCTCACATTGTCTGCTCTCGATGATCTCCCGCGCCTCGCCGGGTGGTCGGTGATCACCTCCGGTGTTCTCTTCACCGTCGCCCGGCCGGGCGTGCACATCACCCGGGCCGCCGTCTATGCGGGGCTGGTGTTCCTGGCACTGTTCGCCGTCCGGCTCATGTACTTCGCATTCGCACGCCACCGGCGCCGGACATCGTCGAAGTACCGGATGCCGACCGCGGTGCTCGGTGGCGGACTGGTCGCGGTGGAGCTGATCGAGAGCACCCGGTCCCGCCCGGAACTCGGACTCGACATCGTGCTCGCGGTGAGTGACGATCCGATGCCCGAGCTCTCCGGTGCCGGGGTCCCGATCGAGGGCAACATCGCCGAGATCCGGAGCAAGGTCAAGGCCCACGGGATCAGCACGCTGCTGGTGGCGTTCAGTTCCACGCCGGATTCGCGGCTGGTCGCGCCGCTGCGGGAGTGCGACGAACTCGATTGCGAGATCTTCATCGTTCCCCGACTGTTCGAGTTCGTGTCCCTCACCGGGGACATGGACCGAATTCACACCATCCCGCTCGTGCGGATGCGACGAGATGCGCTGCGGACCTGGTACTGGAAGGTCAAACGCGTCTTCGACGTCACCGTGGTGTCGATCTCACTGATCCTGTTGAGCCCGGTCCTCGCGACGGTCGCGGCGGCGGTGTATCTTTCGGATCCCTCGGCGCCGATCATCTTCCGGCAACAGCGAATCGGGCGCGGCGGCCGTTTGTTCGACGTACTAAAGTTTCGGTCGATGCGGCCGGTGCCCGAACAGGCGTCGGATCACGAATGGCAACCGTCCGCCGAAGACCGGATCGGCACGCTGGGCCGATTCATCCGCAAGACGTCGTTGGACGAACTGCCGCAGCTGTGGAATGTGCTGCGCGGAGACATGTCGATCGTCGGCCCGCGGCCCGAACGGCCGCATTTCGTCGAGCAATTCGAGCATTCGATCCCCGCATACCGCGATCGTCACCGCGTCGAGGTGGGCCTCACCGGGTGGGCGGCCATCCACGGTCTGCGGGGCGACACGAGCATCACCGACCGCGCACTGTACGACAACTTCTACATCGAGAACTGGAGCGTGTGGCTCGACATCAAGATCATCATCCGCACCCTCGGCGCCGTACTCCGCGGTACGGGTAGTTGA
- a CDS encoding EAL domain-containing protein has protein sequence MAETTAATDSSWSTAETVIAVAADPYHRAAVAYGRDESVLMAELFVTEVLMPISSRIGFDRRSDLEWLITLPPDGPGHEEFVSASRTRLGAHLVEIHGQVTFLDLCMGIAVGTELEGVSSHEDLIRCADAALCFALFQQHNVVVATVDTMQIVRDEVGVANRLAIADEHDFHLHYQPIVTLPDLRPVGFESLLRWHTESDVLAPAVFLAAAEATSLIVPIGRRAIGDAIRTLATDIWPTCGEDAFVSVNLSGQQLWDDGIVEHIGGLIRANDVDPQRVWVEVREDEAIRLGTAAAQAIHELHEIGCTICVDDLGAGYSALRYVRDLPVDVLKVDRTLIAGLVTNPSDRAVVQAICDMSRATGMTTLAEGVESEEVLAELGGLGFDMAQGYLFGKPEPAATQFGD, from the coding sequence ATGGCGGAGACAACCGCCGCGACTGACAGCTCGTGGTCGACGGCCGAGACCGTGATCGCGGTCGCGGCCGATCCCTACCACCGTGCCGCCGTCGCGTACGGCCGTGACGAATCCGTGCTCATGGCCGAGCTGTTCGTCACAGAGGTCCTGATGCCGATCAGTTCGCGGATCGGGTTCGATCGGCGCTCGGATCTCGAATGGCTGATCACCTTGCCCCCGGACGGTCCGGGACACGAGGAATTCGTGTCCGCGTCGAGAACGCGACTCGGCGCGCATCTCGTGGAGATCCATGGGCAGGTGACGTTTCTCGATCTCTGTATGGGCATCGCCGTCGGTACAGAACTCGAGGGGGTCTCGTCGCACGAAGACCTCATCCGCTGCGCCGATGCCGCGCTCTGCTTCGCGCTGTTCCAACAGCACAATGTCGTCGTCGCGACCGTCGACACGATGCAGATCGTCCGAGACGAGGTCGGCGTGGCAAACCGGCTGGCCATCGCGGACGAGCACGACTTCCATCTGCACTACCAGCCGATCGTCACGCTGCCCGACCTGCGGCCGGTGGGCTTCGAATCGCTGTTGCGGTGGCACACCGAGAGCGACGTGCTGGCCCCGGCGGTCTTCCTGGCGGCTGCGGAGGCGACATCTCTCATCGTGCCGATCGGCCGACGGGCGATCGGTGATGCGATCCGCACCCTCGCCACGGACATCTGGCCGACCTGCGGTGAGGATGCGTTCGTCTCGGTCAATCTGTCCGGTCAGCAGCTGTGGGACGACGGCATCGTGGAGCACATCGGTGGCCTGATCCGCGCCAATGACGTTGATCCACAACGTGTCTGGGTGGAGGTTCGGGAGGACGAGGCGATCCGTCTCGGCACGGCGGCGGCGCAGGCGATCCACGAACTGCACGAGATCGGGTGCACGATCTGCGTCGACGACCTGGGTGCGGGCTACTCGGCCCTGCGTTATGTGCGGGATCTGCCCGTCGACGTGCTGAAGGTGGACCGGACGCTGATCGCCGGTCTGGTGACGAACCCCTCGGACAGGGCTGTCGTGCAGGCGATCTGCGACATGTCACGCGCGACCGGGATGACCACTCTGGCCGAGGGAGTGGAGTCCGAGGAGGTGCTCGCCGAGCTCGGCGGACTCGGGTTCGACATGGCCCAGGGCTACCTCTTCGGCAAGCCCGAGCCGGCGGCGACGCAGTTCGGCGATTGA
- a CDS encoding 1,4-dihydroxy-2-naphthoyl-CoA synthase produces the protein MTNTDPGQAQPFDAEQWAVVPGFEGLTDITYHRHTGSGRANGIVRIAFDRPEVRNAFRPHSVDELYRTLDHARRSPDIGTVLLTGNGPSPKDGGWAFCSGGDQRIRGRSGYQYATSHDSDVAAAGADTVDDARVKAEGGRLHILEVQRLIRTMPKVVIAVVNGWAAGGGHSLHSVCDLTLASREHARFKQTDADVGSFDAGYGSAYLAKQVGQKFAREIFFLGDAYDAETMYHMGAVNRVVAHADLENTAIEWGRKINGKSPTAQRMLKFAFNLTDDGLMGQQVFAGEATRLAYMTDEAVEGRDAFLEKRSPDWDAFPYYY, from the coding sequence ATGACGAACACCGACCCCGGGCAGGCCCAGCCGTTCGACGCCGAGCAGTGGGCGGTCGTGCCCGGCTTCGAGGGGCTCACCGACATCACCTACCACCGCCACACCGGGTCGGGGCGGGCGAACGGGATAGTGCGGATAGCGTTCGATCGGCCCGAGGTGCGCAACGCTTTTCGCCCTCACTCGGTGGATGAGCTGTACCGGACGCTCGACCATGCGCGGCGCTCCCCCGACATCGGTACCGTACTGCTCACCGGTAACGGGCCGAGCCCCAAGGACGGCGGATGGGCGTTCTGCAGCGGCGGCGATCAGCGCATCCGCGGACGTTCCGGCTACCAGTACGCGACCAGCCACGACTCCGATGTCGCGGCAGCCGGCGCCGACACCGTCGACGACGCACGGGTGAAGGCCGAGGGCGGGCGACTGCACATCTTGGAGGTGCAGCGCCTCATCCGCACCATGCCGAAGGTGGTGATCGCCGTCGTCAACGGCTGGGCCGCCGGTGGAGGCCACTCGCTGCATTCGGTGTGCGACCTCACGCTCGCCTCCCGCGAGCATGCCCGCTTCAAGCAGACCGACGCCGACGTCGGCTCGTTCGACGCCGGCTACGGCAGCGCCTACCTCGCCAAGCAGGTCGGGCAGAAGTTCGCCCGCGAGATCTTCTTTCTCGGCGACGCGTACGACGCCGAGACGATGTACCACATGGGGGCGGTGAATCGCGTTGTCGCGCACGCTGATCTGGAGAACACAGCCATCGAGTGGGGCCGAAAGATCAACGGCAAGTCGCCGACAGCACAGCGGATGCTGAAGTTCGCGTTCAATCTGACCGACGACGGCCTCATGGGTCAACAGGTGTTCGCCGGCGAGGCCACCCGCCTGGCATACATGACCGACGAAGCCGTCGAGGGCCGGGACGCATTCTTGGAGAAGCGATCACCCGATTGGGACGCTTTCCCCTACTACTACTGA
- a CDS encoding class I SAM-dependent methyltransferase, protein MACRLCGAQQLRSVVDLGATPPCERFLTADELDAMEPTFPLHLRLCEECLLLQIPALITPEDTFTEYAYFSSYSDSWVAHAREFVDAATARLGLDSESFVVEVASNDGYLLQHVVADGIPCVGVEPSVNVGAAARDKGVPTETAFLDEDLAARIRDEHGPADLVVANNVYAHIPDLLGFTRSLRGLVADDGWVSIEVHHALNLVQLGQFDTIYHEHFQYYTVLSASRALATAGLTVVDVDLLPTHGGSIRVWARPADVAGEPSERVVEVLTIEAEAGLHTAAGYLDLQSRTESVRHELLTFLLEQRAAGKRVVGYGAPGKGNTLLNYCGIRTDLLEYTVDRNPYKHGRFTPGTRIPIHDPSRIDEDRPDVVVVLPWNLETEITAQLSHVGDWGGQLVYPLPTLHVAELDTTEQVDISGGVWS, encoded by the coding sequence ATGGCATGCCGCCTGTGCGGAGCGCAGCAATTGCGGAGCGTGGTCGATCTCGGTGCGACGCCGCCGTGCGAGCGATTCCTCACCGCCGACGAGCTCGATGCGATGGAGCCGACGTTCCCGTTGCATCTGCGCCTGTGCGAGGAGTGTCTGCTGCTCCAGATCCCGGCGCTCATCACGCCCGAGGACACCTTCACCGAGTACGCCTATTTCTCGTCCTACTCGGACTCCTGGGTTGCGCACGCACGGGAGTTCGTCGACGCCGCGACCGCGCGACTCGGGCTCGATTCGGAGTCCTTTGTCGTCGAGGTCGCGAGCAACGACGGCTACCTGCTGCAGCATGTGGTGGCCGATGGCATCCCGTGTGTGGGCGTGGAGCCGTCGGTCAACGTCGGCGCGGCGGCCCGGGACAAGGGTGTGCCCACCGAGACCGCATTCCTGGACGAAGATCTCGCCGCCCGGATCCGCGATGAACACGGGCCGGCCGATCTCGTCGTCGCGAACAACGTGTACGCGCACATCCCCGATCTCCTCGGCTTCACACGATCCCTGCGCGGCCTGGTCGCCGACGACGGGTGGGTCAGCATCGAGGTCCATCACGCACTGAACCTGGTGCAACTCGGCCAGTTCGACACCATCTATCACGAACATTTCCAGTACTACACGGTGCTCAGCGCATCGCGTGCGCTGGCGACGGCCGGCCTGACGGTGGTCGACGTCGATCTGCTGCCCACCCACGGCGGGTCGATCCGCGTGTGGGCTCGGCCCGCAGACGTCGCCGGCGAGCCGAGTGAGCGTGTCGTGGAGGTCCTGACGATCGAGGCAGAGGCCGGGTTGCACACTGCCGCCGGATATCTCGACCTGCAGTCGCGCACCGAGTCGGTGCGTCACGAACTGCTCACCTTCCTGCTCGAGCAGCGGGCGGCCGGTAAACGGGTGGTGGGTTACGGAGCCCCCGGCAAGGGCAACACGCTGCTGAACTACTGCGGCATCCGGACCGACCTGCTCGAGTACACCGTGGACCGCAACCCGTACAAGCACGGCCGATTCACCCCGGGTACACGGATTCCGATCCATGACCCGTCGCGGATCGACGAGGACCGACCGGACGTCGTCGTGGTGCTGCCGTGGAATCTCGAGACCGAGATCACCGCGCAGCTCTCGCATGTCGGGGACTGGGGTGGGCAGTTGGTGTATCCGTTGCCGACCCTGCACGTCGCGGAACTCGACACAACTGAACAGGTCGACATCTCGGGAGGCGTGTGGTCATGA
- a CDS encoding glycosyltransferase family protein codes for MKVVLFCGGYGMRMRNAPGDDVPKPMQMVGPRPLIWHVMRYYAHFGHKDFVLCLGYGANHIKDFFLNYDEAASNDFVMRGGDVELLDTDIADWSITFIDTGLESAIGERLRRVRPYLGDDEYFLANYADVLTDAPLNAMIDEVVASQSAASMMIVPPQSSFHCVDVTESGVVKSITPVSKFPIWENGGFFVLTQEIFDHLPEGGDLVEDACGALAEQGRLYAYKHDGFWKPADTFKERAELDARYSHGDRPWMVWESDTGA; via the coding sequence ATGAAAGTGGTTCTGTTCTGTGGTGGATACGGCATGCGGATGCGCAATGCACCCGGCGACGACGTCCCCAAACCCATGCAGATGGTCGGCCCGCGTCCGCTGATCTGGCACGTGATGCGCTACTACGCGCACTTCGGGCACAAGGATTTCGTGCTGTGCCTCGGATACGGCGCCAATCACATCAAGGACTTCTTCCTCAACTACGACGAGGCCGCATCGAATGACTTCGTGATGCGCGGCGGCGACGTCGAGCTGCTCGACACCGACATCGCGGACTGGTCGATCACGTTCATCGACACCGGTCTGGAATCGGCGATCGGCGAACGTCTGCGACGGGTGCGGCCCTACCTCGGCGACGACGAGTACTTCCTCGCCAACTATGCCGACGTCCTCACCGACGCACCGTTGAACGCGATGATCGACGAGGTCGTCGCATCGCAGTCGGCGGCGTCGATGATGATCGTGCCGCCGCAGTCGTCGTTCCACTGTGTCGACGTCACCGAATCCGGTGTGGTCAAGTCGATCACACCGGTCTCGAAGTTCCCGATCTGGGAGAACGGTGGGTTCTTCGTCCTCACCCAGGAGATCTTCGACCACCTGCCCGAAGGCGGCGACCTCGTAGAGGATGCCTGTGGCGCACTGGCCGAGCAGGGTCGGCTGTACGCCTACAAACACGACGGCTTCTGGAAGCCCGCGGACACCTTCAAGGAACGCGCGGAACTCGATGCGCGTTACTCCCACGGGGATCGTCCCTGGATGGTGTGGGAGAGCGACACCGGCGCCTGA
- a CDS encoding PIG-L deacetylase family protein — MIDLTTTALTEVVVLGAHCDDIAIGMGGTLLTMARARPGLRVRALVLTGGGTEREAEERAALAAFCPGATVDLTVLDFPDGRSPAYWGAVKDALGVFRRTSAPDVVFAPQRHDAHQDHRTLAELVPTEFRDHLILGYEILKWETDTPQPTLFHPITTDVAQEKVRLLHEHYPSQVAHDWFDDLSFLGLSRLRGVQCRHPHAEAFVLEKALLTLGGE; from the coding sequence ATGATCGACCTGACGACCACCGCGCTGACCGAGGTCGTGGTGCTCGGCGCGCACTGCGACGACATCGCCATCGGCATGGGCGGCACACTGCTGACCATGGCGCGCGCCCGGCCCGGTCTCCGGGTTCGGGCACTGGTGCTCACCGGCGGCGGCACGGAACGGGAGGCCGAGGAGCGCGCCGCGCTGGCCGCGTTCTGCCCCGGCGCCACAGTCGATCTCACGGTTCTCGACTTTCCGGACGGACGATCACCGGCGTACTGGGGGGCCGTCAAGGATGCTCTCGGCGTCTTCCGGCGCACCTCCGCGCCGGACGTCGTGTTCGCGCCGCAACGACACGACGCTCACCAGGACCACCGGACATTGGCCGAACTGGTCCCCACCGAGTTCCGTGACCACCTCATCCTCGGGTACGAGATCCTCAAATGGGAGACCGACACCCCGCAGCCGACCCTGTTCCATCCGATCACCACCGACGTTGCGCAGGAAAAGGTTCGGCTCCTGCATGAGCACTACCCATCGCAGGTCGCGCATGACTGGTTCGACGATCTGTCCTTTCTCGGCCTGTCGCGATTGCGCGGCGTCCAGTGTCGCCACCCGCACGCCGAGGCCTTCGTGCTCGAGAAGGCCCTACTGACCCTCGGAGGAGAATGA